The following are encoded together in the Capsulimonas corticalis genome:
- a CDS encoding DUF1016 domain-containing protein: MTEITPDYTSLLGEIKGRIRSAQYGALRAVNKELIGLY, translated from the coding sequence ATGACAGAGATCACCCCCGATTACACAAGCCTTCTGGGAGAAATCAAGGGACGAATTCGTTCCGCGCAGTACGGCGCATTGCGGGCGGTCAACAAAGAGCTCATCGGGCTCTATTAG
- a CDS encoding recombinase family protein yields MKRAAIYLRVSTSEQLNGTSIDGQKAACLGLAASEGAQVVGCYSEDASGALYTARPALMEALASIERGEADVLIAFKIDRLGRSARIIRDVVDRIVAADATVLTTDYKLDKSAMGTLMLNMLGSFAEMEKDGILERTKGGSLRRAQSGVQPQRSRVAFGYHVVTNPDKQRGLYPESAPGTYVLDPQKAQVMGEAFRMYDGGASLRSVAKWLQGTCSPSRGSAWYASTLRALLSNPIFKGQASYGRHKKITKEKGNTTISRMVLTGNAVIIPCPAIVDAALWDRVQIRLSEARQTFSGNPARKHLLSGLLRCPLCARSMKGTRRTIKETTYHYYSCPHSRPSRSISGTVCNPKLLDAHVAESLILHGIGDIVSRPEVLREALDAYRRMEMVVFDPASIASAEAALRALDARETATVTAQVQGIQAGANPAVYGSAFAKIAEERTTLTKRLNELKTQQKSFASERLDDATLMTAALRDATTALSSPYLTDGERHDLLARVVEKVIPEEVEGETGYRVFLRSDAETVHITQPMRQPVAL; encoded by the coding sequence ATGAAAAGAGCGGCCATTTACTTGCGGGTATCCACGTCGGAACAGCTGAACGGAACGAGCATCGACGGGCAGAAAGCAGCTTGCCTCGGCCTGGCGGCCTCCGAAGGGGCGCAGGTCGTCGGATGCTATTCCGAGGACGCCAGCGGCGCGCTGTACACCGCGCGCCCCGCGCTGATGGAGGCGCTGGCCTCCATCGAGCGCGGCGAGGCCGATGTCCTGATTGCATTTAAAATCGACAGGCTGGGCCGGAGCGCCCGGATCATCCGCGACGTCGTGGATCGCATCGTCGCCGCTGATGCGACGGTTCTGACGACCGATTACAAGCTCGATAAGAGCGCGATGGGCACGCTGATGCTGAACATGCTCGGGAGCTTCGCCGAAATGGAGAAGGACGGCATTCTGGAACGCACGAAGGGAGGATCGCTCCGGCGCGCCCAGTCCGGCGTGCAGCCGCAGCGCTCCCGGGTCGCATTCGGCTACCACGTCGTGACAAACCCGGATAAGCAGCGCGGACTGTACCCCGAATCAGCGCCGGGCACGTACGTACTGGACCCTCAGAAAGCGCAGGTTATGGGAGAAGCTTTCCGCATGTACGATGGCGGGGCCAGCCTGCGCTCCGTCGCAAAATGGCTGCAAGGAACCTGCTCGCCAAGCCGAGGGTCAGCCTGGTACGCATCGACCCTTCGCGCATTATTGTCCAATCCGATCTTCAAGGGACAGGCCTCCTACGGCCGGCACAAAAAGATCACGAAGGAGAAGGGCAACACCACGATTTCACGGATGGTTCTTACGGGCAACGCCGTTATCATCCCCTGCCCCGCGATCGTGGATGCGGCGCTCTGGGACCGCGTTCAAATCCGGCTGTCCGAAGCGCGCCAGACGTTTTCCGGCAACCCGGCCCGCAAGCATCTGCTCAGCGGCCTGCTGCGATGCCCGCTGTGCGCGCGATCCATGAAGGGAACGCGCCGCACGATCAAAGAGACGACTTACCACTATTATTCCTGTCCCCACTCCCGCCCCTCGCGCAGCATCAGTGGAACCGTATGCAACCCGAAGCTCCTGGACGCCCACGTGGCGGAGTCGCTAATCCTGCACGGGATTGGCGACATCGTCTCTCGTCCGGAAGTCCTGCGGGAGGCGCTGGACGCCTATCGGCGCATGGAGATGGTCGTCTTTGACCCAGCGTCCATCGCATCAGCGGAAGCCGCCCTGCGCGCACTCGACGCAAGAGAAACAGCAACGGTCACCGCGCAGGTTCAAGGCATCCAGGCTGGAGCCAACCCTGCAGTGTATGGGTCGGCGTTCGCAAAAATCGCGGAAGAACGCACGACCCTCACTAAACGCCTAAATGAGCTGAAAACCCAGCAAAAAAGCTTTGCTTCCGAAAGGCTGGACGATGCGACACTCATGACGGCGGCGCTCAGGGACGCAACGACGGCGCTTTCGAGCCCTTACCTGACGGACGGAGAGCGGCATGACCTATTGGCGCGCGTTGTGGAGAAGGTAATACCGGAAGAAGTGGAGGGAGAGACGGGATACCGCGTTTTTTTGCGCTCGGATGCGGAAACTGTTCATATAACTCAGCCGATGCGCCAGCCAGTCGCGCTATAG